One Gemmatimonadaceae bacterium genomic region harbors:
- the mrdA gene encoding penicillin-binding protein 2, giving the protein MSLHPNDIQRRGRLAAVLVTLSLVALATGFFRAQVLESASYQLSSEKNRLREVPIPAARGMIYDRHGQIIAENVPGYSVSILAPSADSLQATLERLATIIDLAPGDIQSAVRRLRRDPNRPTVVLADASFDQVSVLEEHRTEFPSLIIEATPKRRYPDGPIVSAFVGYTAEINDSELNSAEYKAYKSGQQIGRAGLEQQYERELRGTEGSRFVEVDARGRVVREAGSRPDRLAQAAPALQTNIDLDLQRFVASYFGDSLVGGVVALEPKTGEVLAIHSAPTFDPNRFIGGVSSAYYKELTEDARRPLYNKAMQGRYPPASTFKLATAAMAMEEGLVDFDSRMPQPCTGGYTFGNRYFRCWDKKGHGSVTLSQAIAKSCDVFFYQLGLRMTLSKMLAGGVKLRFREKSGIDLPNETTPQWPYAVDYFNKRYGAKGWSNAVTLNLSIGQGENTQTILNMARFYTALATDGSAARPEVVKRNPDRVRILDLDAKQLAGLRDAMADVVSGRGTAASAQIEGVILAGKTGTAQNETEKDHAWFVGFAPKDDPKIVVAVMLWQGEHGYAAARIASKVVEHYLKRPAIQPANVEGDN; this is encoded by the coding sequence ATGAGCCTGCATCCGAACGACATCCAGCGGCGTGGCCGGTTGGCGGCGGTGCTCGTCACGCTGTCGCTCGTGGCACTGGCGACCGGGTTCTTCCGCGCCCAGGTCCTGGAGAGTGCGTCGTACCAGTTGTCGTCGGAGAAGAACCGCCTGCGCGAAGTGCCGATCCCCGCGGCGCGCGGGATGATCTACGACCGGCATGGGCAGATCATCGCCGAGAACGTCCCCGGCTACTCGGTGTCGATCCTCGCCCCCAGCGCCGACTCGCTGCAGGCGACGCTGGAGCGACTGGCCACGATCATCGATCTTGCGCCTGGCGACATCCAGTCGGCGGTGCGCCGGCTGCGGCGCGATCCCAATCGTCCCACCGTCGTCCTCGCCGACGCGTCGTTCGACCAGGTGTCGGTGCTCGAGGAGCACCGGACCGAGTTCCCCAGCCTCATCATCGAGGCCACGCCCAAGCGACGCTATCCGGATGGCCCGATCGTCTCCGCTTTCGTGGGCTACACGGCGGAGATCAACGATTCAGAGCTGAACTCGGCGGAGTACAAGGCCTACAAGTCGGGCCAGCAGATCGGGCGGGCGGGGCTGGAGCAGCAGTATGAGCGCGAGCTGCGTGGCACCGAAGGGTCGCGCTTCGTGGAGGTGGACGCGCGCGGGCGCGTGGTGCGCGAGGCCGGCTCGCGCCCCGACCGCCTGGCGCAAGCGGCGCCGGCGCTGCAGACCAACATCGACCTCGACCTGCAGCGCTTCGTGGCGTCCTACTTCGGCGACTCGCTGGTGGGGGGCGTCGTGGCGCTGGAACCGAAGACGGGCGAGGTGCTGGCGATCCACAGCGCCCCGACCTTCGATCCCAACCGCTTCATTGGCGGCGTCTCGTCGGCGTACTACAAGGAACTCACCGAGGACGCGCGACGACCGTTGTACAACAAGGCAATGCAGGGGCGCTATCCCCCGGCGTCGACCTTCAAGCTGGCCACGGCGGCAATGGCGATGGAGGAGGGGCTCGTCGACTTCGACTCGCGCATGCCGCAGCCGTGCACCGGGGGCTACACCTTCGGCAACCGCTACTTCCGCTGCTGGGACAAGAAGGGGCACGGCTCGGTGACGCTGTCGCAGGCCATCGCCAAGTCGTGCGACGTGTTCTTCTACCAGCTGGGGCTGCGGATGACGCTGTCCAAGATGCTGGCGGGCGGGGTCAAGCTGCGCTTTCGCGAGAAGAGCGGAATCGACCTCCCCAACGAGACGACGCCGCAGTGGCCGTACGCCGTCGACTACTTCAACAAACGCTACGGAGCCAAGGGGTGGAGCAACGCGGTGACGCTCAACCTGTCCATCGGGCAGGGGGAGAATACCCAAACGATCCTCAACATGGCGCGGTTCTACACCGCGCTGGCCACCGATGGCTCGGCGGCACGCCCGGAGGTCGTCAAGCGCAATCCCGATCGCGTGCGCATCCTCGACCTCGACGCGAAGCAGCTGGCGGGGCTGCGTGACGCCATGGCAGACGTCGTCTCGGGGCGCGGCACCGCGGCGTCGGCGCAGATCGAGGGGGTCATCCTCGCGGGCAAGACGGGGACCGCGCAGAACGAAACCGAGAAGGACCACGCCTGGTTTGTCGGCTTCGCGCCGAAGGACGACCCGAAGATCGTCGTGGCAGTGATGCTCTGGCAGGGCGAGCACGGCTACGCCGCGGCGCGCATCGCGTCCAAGGTTGTCGAGCACTACCTCAAGCGCCCCGCCATCCAGCCGGCAAACGTCGAGGGCGACAATTGA
- a CDS encoding YfcE family phosphodiesterase — protein MLVGLLSDTHDRLPAIRSLLEYMQKRGVGIVLHAGDFCAPFSLRPFIELNMPMVGVFGRNDGDHEGIRAFAQQGMGLELFESPHSFEMGGQRILLVHDLADASPRSVESHGVVVHGFTHREEMMIRGETLIVNPGEGCGWLHGEPGGAILDTATKEVHFFKLKDVHTFEASNDA, from the coding sequence ATGCTGGTCGGGCTTCTCTCCGACACCCACGATCGCCTGCCAGCGATCCGGTCGTTGCTGGAGTACATGCAGAAGCGCGGTGTGGGGATCGTCCTGCACGCCGGCGACTTCTGCGCCCCCTTCTCGCTCAGGCCCTTCATCGAGCTCAACATGCCGATGGTCGGCGTCTTTGGGCGCAACGATGGCGACCATGAGGGGATTCGCGCCTTCGCGCAACAGGGAATGGGGCTCGAGCTGTTCGAGTCGCCGCATTCATTCGAGATGGGAGGTCAGCGCATCCTCCTCGTGCACGACCTGGCCGATGCATCGCCCCGGTCGGTCGAGTCGCATGGCGTGGTCGTGCACGGCTTCACGCATCGGGAGGAGATGATGATCAGGGGCGAGACGCTGATCGTGAACCCGGGCGAGGGTTGCGGCTGGCTGCACGGCGAGCCTGGTGGCGCGATCCTCGATACCGCGACCAAGGAAGTACACTTCTTCAAGCTCAAGGACGTTCACACATTCGAGGCCTCGAACGACGCGTGA
- a CDS encoding acetyl-CoA carboxylase carboxyltransferase subunit beta: MAWFRKEKKLRQPRRERLEIPPDVWEKCEACGHTDIHDKFARNLNVCPQCDYHRRIRAVEYVTILLDGDKWEETETDLKSLDALGFPDYEGRLKKARANAGDTDAILTVAGTIGDMPVNLGVMDFAFMGGSMGSVVGEKIARLAQRSLERKHPLIVISASGGARMQEGVLSLMQMAKVSAVLSQLAERRIPYVSILTNPTTGGVSASYAMLGDAIIAEPGAVIGFAGPRVIKQTLGQDLPEGFQTAEFLLDHGMLDIVVHRRELRQTVGRLLRHMSGKPAAAAWATT, translated from the coding sequence ATGGCCTGGTTCCGGAAGGAAAAGAAACTGCGGCAGCCGAGGCGCGAGCGCCTCGAGATCCCCCCGGACGTCTGGGAGAAGTGCGAGGCGTGCGGGCACACGGACATCCACGACAAGTTCGCCCGCAACCTCAACGTCTGTCCGCAGTGCGACTACCACCGGCGAATCCGCGCCGTCGAGTACGTCACGATCCTGCTGGACGGCGACAAGTGGGAGGAGACGGAGACCGACCTCAAGTCGCTGGACGCCCTCGGCTTTCCGGACTATGAGGGGCGCCTCAAGAAGGCGCGGGCCAACGCCGGCGACACCGACGCGATTCTCACCGTGGCCGGGACGATCGGCGACATGCCGGTCAACCTTGGCGTGATGGACTTTGCCTTCATGGGCGGCTCGATGGGGTCGGTGGTCGGCGAGAAGATTGCGCGACTCGCGCAGCGCTCGCTCGAGCGCAAGCATCCGCTCATCGTCATCTCGGCGTCTGGCGGGGCGCGCATGCAGGAAGGGGTGCTGTCGCTGATGCAGATGGCCAAGGTGTCGGCGGTCCTGTCGCAACTGGCGGAGCGCCGCATCCCCTACGTCTCCATCCTCACGAACCCCACCACGGGTGGGGTGAGCGCCAGCTATGCCATGCTCGGTGACGCGATCATTGCCGAACCGGGAGCGGTGATCGGCTTTGCGGGGCCGCGCGTCATCAAGCAGACGCTGGGGCAGGACCTTCCCGAGGGGTTCCAGACGGCCGAGTTCCTGCTGGATCACGGGATGCTCGACATCGTGGTGCACCGCAGGGAGCTGAGGCAGACGGTGGGGCGGCTGCTGCGACACATGAGCGGCAAGCCCGCAGCCGCGGCGTGGGCGACGACCTGA
- a CDS encoding proline--tRNA ligase, whose amino-acid sequence MSDKKITPRAEDFSAWYNETVLRAELADYSPVRGCMVIRPNGYGIWERMQRALDDMFKATGHRNAYFPLFIPESFLHKEAEHVEGFAPEAAVVTHGGGKQLEEPLVVRPTSETIIYSMYAKWVQSYRDLPILINQWANVVRWEMRTRLFLRTLEFLWQEGHTAHATHDEAETETRLILGVYRKFMEDWMAMPVVTGLKTDSERFAGALRTYSCEAMMQDNKALQAGTSHNLGQNFAKAFELKFQGESGAIEYAWNTSWGVSTRMIGGLVMTHGDDNGLRIPPRLAPIEVVIVPIWKSDEERARLLEAAYQVKQDLTTWGARGDDRIRVHVDAREGMKPGAKYYEWELQGVPLRLEIGPRDLANGACMSARRDTRAKASLSLTGLPETVASLLTTMQGDMLHAARERREANSVREPISYDRFRELMEGDGAFVYAGWNGDPAIEARVKEETKATIRCIPEPEFLTHGAAARCMVTGEPARHTVIWAKAY is encoded by the coding sequence ATGTCTGACAAGAAGATCACCCCCCGCGCCGAGGACTTCAGCGCGTGGTACAACGAGACCGTGCTCCGCGCCGAGCTGGCCGACTACTCGCCCGTGCGCGGCTGCATGGTCATTCGCCCCAACGGCTACGGCATCTGGGAACGCATGCAGCGCGCCCTGGACGACATGTTCAAGGCCACCGGGCACCGCAACGCGTACTTCCCGCTCTTCATCCCCGAGAGCTTCCTGCACAAGGAAGCCGAGCACGTCGAGGGCTTCGCGCCCGAGGCGGCGGTCGTCACGCACGGTGGCGGCAAGCAGCTCGAGGAGCCGCTCGTCGTCCGCCCCACGTCGGAGACGATCATCTACTCGATGTACGCCAAGTGGGTGCAGTCGTATCGCGACCTCCCCATCCTCATCAACCAGTGGGCCAATGTGGTCCGTTGGGAAATGCGCACGCGCCTCTTCCTGCGCACGCTGGAGTTCCTCTGGCAGGAAGGGCATACGGCGCACGCCACGCACGACGAGGCCGAGACGGAGACACGCCTCATCCTGGGCGTGTACCGGAAGTTCATGGAAGACTGGATGGCCATGCCGGTCGTCACCGGGCTAAAGACGGACAGCGAGCGCTTTGCCGGTGCGCTGCGCACGTACTCGTGCGAGGCGATGATGCAGGACAACAAGGCGCTGCAGGCGGGGACGTCGCACAACCTGGGGCAGAACTTTGCCAAGGCCTTCGAGCTCAAGTTCCAGGGTGAGTCGGGCGCGATCGAGTACGCCTGGAACACGAGCTGGGGTGTCTCGACCCGCATGATCGGCGGCCTGGTGATGACGCACGGCGACGACAACGGGCTCCGCATCCCGCCCCGCCTGGCCCCCATCGAGGTCGTCATCGTCCCGATCTGGAAGAGCGACGAGGAGCGCGCGCGACTGCTCGAGGCGGCGTACCAGGTGAAGCAGGACCTCACCACATGGGGCGCTCGCGGCGACGATCGCATCCGCGTGCACGTCGACGCGCGCGAGGGGATGAAGCCCGGCGCCAAGTACTACGAATGGGAGCTGCAAGGGGTCCCGTTGCGGCTGGAGATCGGCCCACGCGACCTGGCCAACGGTGCGTGCATGTCGGCGCGACGCGACACGCGCGCCAAGGCGTCGCTCTCGCTCACCGGACTCCCCGAGACCGTTGCCTCGCTCCTCACGACCATGCAGGGCGACATGCTGCACGCGGCGCGCGAGCGTCGCGAGGCCAACAGCGTGCGCGAGCCAATCTCCTACGATCGCTTCCGGGAGCTGATGGAGGGTGACGGTGCCTTCGTGTACGCCGGGTGGAATGGCGATCCCGCCATCGAGGCGCGCGTGAAGGAAGAGACCAAGGCGACGATCCGCTGCATTCCCGAGCCCGAGTTCCTCACGCACGGCGCCGCGGCCCGCTGCATGGTGACGGGCGAGCCCGCCCGGCACACCGTCATTTGGGCCAAGGCCTACTGA
- the rodA gene encoding rod shape-determining protein RodA: MIKRVFADYPLVIIALFLSAYGIGIVYSAGQTDVIQPAVAAAYKRQLGWFAVALVSAWVLSRASVRLIEWVSWPAYIVACVLLVVTLVFGSGAGTAASMKGWLTIGGVRLGQPAELAKVTVVLMLAKVLAVNREAPRSLLELWRPALVVLVPWLLVMAQPDLGTGMVFVGIFFAMLFWSGVSGPLLLLAASPAISLVLSYKTMAWGAWFLILIAVVLWYKPYVVEGVVLIVTNVAMGVLAPILWEKLAPHQKARLLVFLDPSEDPKASGYHVIQSKIAIGSGGWLGKGFTLGTQKRGSFLPEQHTDFIFAVVGEELGFIGVSVALALFLLLFLRVIRVASRANDSFSSLVAFGLLGSWLVHVIENVGMTLNLMPITGIPLPFFSYGGSFMLACWIAIGILVRISSEGRGEADALPIGLRR; encoded by the coding sequence TTGATCAAGCGCGTCTTTGCCGACTACCCGCTCGTCATCATCGCGCTCTTCCTGTCGGCGTACGGGATAGGGATCGTCTACTCGGCGGGGCAAACCGACGTCATCCAACCGGCGGTAGCGGCGGCGTACAAGCGGCAACTCGGCTGGTTTGCCGTGGCCCTCGTCTCGGCGTGGGTGCTGAGCCGCGCGTCGGTGCGACTGATCGAGTGGGTGAGCTGGCCGGCGTACATCGTCGCCTGCGTCCTGTTGGTCGTCACGCTGGTCTTTGGATCGGGGGCGGGGACGGCGGCCAGCATGAAGGGGTGGCTCACGATTGGCGGCGTCCGACTCGGACAGCCGGCGGAGTTGGCCAAGGTCACGGTCGTCCTCATGCTGGCCAAGGTGCTGGCGGTGAATCGCGAGGCACCGCGTTCGCTCCTCGAGCTCTGGCGACCGGCGCTCGTCGTGCTTGTGCCATGGTTGCTCGTGATGGCGCAGCCCGACCTCGGCACCGGGATGGTCTTCGTGGGGATCTTCTTCGCGATGCTCTTCTGGTCGGGGGTCTCGGGGCCGCTGCTCCTGCTGGCGGCATCGCCGGCCATCTCCCTCGTCCTGTCGTACAAGACCATGGCGTGGGGGGCCTGGTTCCTCATCCTCATCGCCGTGGTGCTCTGGTACAAGCCCTACGTCGTGGAGGGCGTCGTACTCATCGTCACCAATGTGGCGATGGGGGTGCTGGCGCCCATCCTGTGGGAGAAGCTCGCCCCTCACCAGAAGGCGCGACTGCTGGTCTTTCTCGATCCGTCGGAAGATCCCAAGGCGTCGGGCTACCACGTCATCCAGTCCAAGATCGCCATCGGGTCGGGAGGGTGGCTGGGGAAGGGGTTCACGCTGGGGACGCAGAAACGCGGTTCGTTCCTTCCCGAGCAGCACACCGACTTCATCTTCGCCGTGGTGGGCGAGGAGCTGGGCTTCATCGGCGTGTCGGTCGCGCTCGCGCTCTTCCTCCTCCTCTTCCTGCGCGTGATCCGCGTGGCGTCGCGGGCCAACGACTCGTTCTCGTCGCTCGTGGCCTTCGGATTGTTAGGGAGCTGGCTGGTGCACGTGATCGAGAACGTGGGGATGACGCTCAACCTCATGCCGATCACCGGGATCCCGCTCCCGTTCTTCTCGTACGGCGGGTCGTTCATGCTCGCGTGCTGGATCGCCATCGGCATCCTGGTGCGCATCTCGTCGGAAGGGCGCGGCGAGGCGGACGCCCTCCCGATCGGGCTGCGGCGGTAG
- the lysA gene encoding diaminopimelate decarboxylase produces MASFARVDGTLHCEGVPLDRLAESVGTPAYVYSASSIRRQFARLARALSPVPHRIHYACKANASLGLLQLLRSVGARIDVVSGGELFRARAAGFPPGDIIFGGVGKSPRELREAIAAGVHVISIESEAELRLLDALASEQSAIVRVGIRVNPEITVETFHAYIKTGQKGDKFGVPFDEAHAVARVAATLGNVRLVAIGMHIGSQLTDLGAYRHGIERLEALIGALRAEGVTTLEHVDIGGGLFVPYDGEDPADLAAYTSIVLPAVQRLGLELIVEPGRFLVAEAGVLLARVLYRKRSGGRDILITDTGMNDLLRPSHYDAYHRLEAVQHASTRGRFDVVGPICESGDFLALDRDLESVEPGALLCLFTAGAYGISMSSNYNARPRAVEVLVDGDRWAVITVRETYDDLVRRESASPSWRTC; encoded by the coding sequence ATGGCGTCGTTCGCCCGCGTCGACGGCACGCTGCACTGCGAAGGTGTCCCCCTCGACCGGCTCGCCGAGTCGGTGGGGACGCCGGCGTACGTGTACAGCGCGTCGTCGATTCGACGGCAGTTCGCGCGGCTGGCGCGGGCGCTGTCGCCCGTGCCGCACCGGATCCACTATGCCTGCAAGGCCAACGCCTCGCTCGGTTTGCTCCAGCTGCTGCGGTCGGTTGGGGCACGCATCGACGTCGTGTCGGGGGGCGAGCTCTTTCGCGCTCGCGCGGCCGGGTTTCCTCCGGGCGACATCATTTTCGGCGGGGTGGGGAAGTCGCCGCGCGAGCTGCGCGAGGCGATCGCTGCCGGCGTGCACGTGATCTCCATCGAGTCGGAGGCGGAGTTGCGCCTGCTCGACGCGCTGGCCAGCGAGCAATCGGCCATAGTGCGCGTCGGGATCCGCGTCAATCCCGAGATCACCGTCGAGACCTTCCACGCGTACATCAAGACCGGGCAAAAGGGCGACAAGTTCGGCGTCCCCTTCGACGAGGCGCACGCGGTGGCGCGCGTGGCGGCCACGCTCGGCAACGTGCGTCTGGTCGCCATCGGGATGCACATCGGTTCGCAGCTCACCGACCTCGGCGCCTATCGCCATGGCATCGAGCGGCTGGAGGCGCTGATTGGTGCGTTGCGCGCCGAGGGGGTCACGACGCTCGAGCATGTCGACATCGGCGGCGGGCTGTTCGTCCCCTACGATGGTGAGGACCCGGCAGATCTCGCGGCGTACACGTCGATCGTGCTCCCCGCTGTCCAGCGTTTGGGCCTCGAGCTGATCGTCGAGCCGGGGCGCTTCCTCGTGGCCGAGGCGGGGGTGCTCCTCGCGCGCGTGCTGTATCGCAAGCGGAGCGGCGGCCGCGACATCCTCATCACCGATACCGGGATGAACGACCTGCTGCGCCCCTCGCACTACGACGCGTATCATCGCCTCGAGGCGGTGCAGCACGCATCCACGCGCGGGCGCTTCGACGTCGTGGGCCCCATCTGCGAGAGCGGCGACTTCCTCGCCCTCGATCGCGACCTGGAGTCGGTGGAACCCGGGGCGCTCCTCTGCCTGTTCACCGCTGGTGCATACGGCATCAGCATGTCCTCGAACTACAACGCGCGCCCGCGCGCGGTCGAGGTGCTCGTCGACGGCGATCGCTGGGCCGTCATCACGGTGCGCGAGACGTACGACGACCTCGTGCGGCGTGAGTCGGCTTCCCCATCCTGGAGGACCTGCTGA
- a CDS encoding histidine--tRNA ligase, which translates to MSTGALPGFRDFYPEQFAQRAWLFERWRDVARRFGFVEYDGPPLEPLELYTRKSGDEIVGQLYNFEDKGGRQVSLRPEMTPTVARMVAARANALRKPVRWYSIPQLFRYERQQKGRLREHFQLNVDIFGESDVAADAELLAVACENMRACGLGPVDVVARVSDRRLLTALVRGLGVPDAATGAVFAAVDKIEREPVEALVKKMTDAGVTAASAARLLDVVKASDFEALRHEFSGDGDVTAALERFDAYRALLEAHGVLEYLKLDLTIVRGLAYYTGIVFELFDAKGEFRAVCGGGRYDNLLQALGGVDMPALGFGMGDVVLGELLKARGKMPSGLPAIDYWVAPVDATHRLAVAGLAARLRGAGASVESPLKDQALGRQFKAANNAGARAVVIVGDRYRDAQEVEFKDLASGEQVVRPVAWLLDHARTRSTGANDRP; encoded by the coding sequence ATGTCGACCGGAGCACTTCCAGGTTTTCGCGATTTCTACCCCGAACAGTTCGCACAACGCGCCTGGCTCTTCGAGCGGTGGCGCGACGTGGCGCGGCGATTCGGCTTCGTCGAGTACGACGGCCCCCCGCTGGAACCGCTGGAGCTCTACACCAGGAAGAGCGGGGACGAGATCGTCGGGCAGCTGTACAACTTCGAGGACAAGGGGGGGCGTCAGGTGTCGCTGCGCCCCGAGATGACGCCGACCGTTGCCCGCATGGTGGCGGCGCGCGCCAACGCGCTGCGCAAGCCCGTGCGCTGGTACTCGATTCCCCAGCTATTCCGCTACGAGCGGCAGCAGAAGGGGCGGCTGCGCGAACATTTCCAGCTCAACGTGGACATCTTCGGCGAGTCGGACGTTGCCGCCGATGCGGAGCTGCTGGCGGTGGCCTGCGAGAACATGCGTGCGTGCGGATTGGGGCCGGTGGATGTGGTGGCGCGCGTCTCCGACCGCCGACTCCTGACGGCGCTCGTCCGCGGCCTTGGCGTTCCGGACGCCGCCACCGGCGCCGTGTTTGCAGCTGTCGACAAGATCGAGCGCGAGCCGGTCGAGGCGCTGGTGAAGAAGATGACCGACGCCGGCGTCACGGCGGCGTCGGCCGCGCGACTGCTCGACGTCGTGAAGGCGTCGGACTTCGAGGCGCTGCGCCACGAGTTCTCCGGCGACGGCGACGTGACGGCGGCGCTGGAGCGCTTCGATGCGTACCGCGCGCTGCTCGAGGCGCACGGCGTGCTCGAGTACCTCAAGCTCGACCTGACGATCGTTCGCGGCCTTGCATACTACACCGGGATTGTCTTCGAACTGTTTGACGCCAAGGGGGAATTTCGCGCCGTGTGCGGCGGGGGGCGCTACGACAACCTCCTGCAGGCGCTGGGCGGCGTGGACATGCCGGCGTTAGGCTTCGGCATGGGCGACGTGGTGCTCGGCGAGTTGCTCAAGGCGCGCGGGAAGATGCCCTCGGGGTTGCCCGCCATCGATTACTGGGTGGCCCCGGTGGACGCGACGCACCGCCTTGCGGTCGCCGGGCTGGCCGCCAGGTTGCGCGGCGCTGGCGCGAGTGTCGAATCGCCCCTCAAGGATCAGGCGTTAGGCAGGCAATTCAAGGCCGCCAACAACGCCGGCGCCCGCGCGGTGGTCATCGTGGGTGACCGCTATCGCGATGCGCAGGAAGTGGAGTTCAAGGACCTCGCGAGCGGCGAGCAGGTCGTGCGCCCGGTCGCCTGGCTCCTCGACCACGCCCGCACCCGTTCCACCGGCGCCAACGACCGACCGTGA
- the mreD gene encoding rod shape-determining protein MreD, whose protein sequence is MQRGLRTALLFVALVAMHYFVRPLLGWRVSIDFLVVAVLLVAVRVRPGVAALIGFALGLVADSLAPATFGASALAMTLVGFSASWLKAVFFSDNVFLHAFFFFVGKWAFDVLFVLAARQGGVYDMATQVALWSPLAAAMTAVTGVVVLLLFRGMLEAPAS, encoded by the coding sequence ATGCAGCGAGGACTCCGAACCGCGCTCCTGTTCGTCGCGCTCGTCGCGATGCACTACTTCGTGCGCCCGCTCCTTGGCTGGCGCGTCTCGATCGACTTCCTCGTGGTGGCGGTCCTGCTCGTCGCAGTGCGCGTGCGCCCCGGCGTTGCCGCGCTCATCGGCTTCGCTCTCGGCCTGGTTGCCGATTCACTGGCCCCCGCCACCTTTGGCGCGTCGGCGCTCGCCATGACGCTCGTCGGCTTCAGCGCCTCGTGGCTCAAGGCGGTCTTCTTCTCGGACAACGTCTTCCTCCACGCGTTCTTCTTCTTCGTGGGCAAGTGGGCGTTCGACGTCCTGTTCGTGCTCGCCGCGCGGCAGGGAGGGGTGTATGACATGGCCACGCAGGTCGCGCTCTGGTCGCCGCTCGCGGCGGCGATGACAGCGGTGACCGGTGTGGTGGTCCTCCTCCTGTTCCGCGGGATGCTCGAAGCTCCCGCTTCCTGA
- a CDS encoding bifunctional folylpolyglutamate synthase/dihydrofolate synthase, translating into MGDDLSGSSGRYQEALQYLFARTTGKSKFGLERTRALLAALGNPQERLPCFHVAGTNGKGSVCATLEALLRARGLRTAKYTSPHLVDFRERFVIDGVAVDPAYIVDFITTRTAEVERIGATFFEATTAMAFHYFAESLVDVAIIETGLGGRLDSTNVVRPLVAGVTSIGIDHVEYLGDTREAIAVEKAGIFKPGVVAASGEPDAVIDALLLQLAREHGASRAVSVWRDAPPHNVTVGATGTTFDLEVDGGRRRLHTPLAGAHQASNAALALLMLRAAGAPYWGGWEGAAAALDRVRLPGRFHMAPPYIFDVAHNPDGAAVLASTLRHVAPAAPVAALLCVLEDKDWRGVMSTLAPVVSHFVLTDAPTAPRSRSWCLGDAEAYALAHGWSATAEHDFDRALALARSRGATVLVTGSFHTVGDAMARLQVDPLAG; encoded by the coding sequence GTGGGCGACGACCTGAGCGGCTCGTCGGGGCGCTACCAGGAGGCCCTCCAGTACCTCTTCGCGCGCACGACCGGCAAGAGCAAGTTTGGGCTTGAGCGGACGAGGGCGCTGCTGGCCGCGCTCGGCAATCCGCAGGAGCGCCTTCCTTGCTTCCACGTGGCCGGGACCAACGGGAAGGGGAGCGTGTGCGCCACGCTGGAGGCGCTGTTGCGCGCGCGCGGGCTGCGCACCGCCAAGTACACGTCGCCGCACCTGGTCGACTTCCGCGAGCGATTCGTGATCGACGGCGTTGCTGTCGATCCCGCGTACATCGTGGACTTCATCACGACGCGCACCGCCGAGGTGGAGCGTATCGGGGCGACCTTCTTCGAGGCGACCACCGCGATGGCCTTCCACTACTTCGCGGAGTCGCTCGTCGACGTCGCCATCATCGAGACCGGGCTGGGCGGGCGTCTCGATTCGACCAACGTCGTTAGGCCCCTCGTCGCCGGCGTGACCTCGATCGGGATCGACCACGTCGAATACCTCGGCGATACCCGCGAGGCGATTGCCGTGGAGAAGGCAGGGATCTTCAAGCCCGGCGTGGTGGCCGCGAGCGGCGAGCCCGACGCGGTCATCGACGCCCTGCTCCTGCAGTTGGCGCGCGAGCATGGTGCATCGCGCGCGGTGAGCGTCTGGCGCGACGCGCCGCCGCACAACGTCACCGTTGGGGCGACCGGGACGACGTTCGACCTCGAGGTGGATGGGGGGCGCCGCCGACTGCACACGCCGCTGGCGGGGGCGCACCAGGCGTCGAACGCGGCGCTTGCGCTCCTCATGCTTCGTGCGGCTGGCGCGCCGTACTGGGGGGGGTGGGAAGGAGCGGCTGCGGCACTCGACCGCGTGCGACTCCCCGGGCGCTTTCACATGGCGCCGCCGTACATCTTCGACGTGGCGCATAACCCCGATGGTGCCGCCGTCCTGGCGAGCACGCTGCGTCACGTGGCGCCGGCGGCGCCGGTGGCCGCGCTCCTGTGCGTGCTCGAGGACAAGGATTGGCGCGGGGTCATGTCGACGCTCGCCCCCGTCGTCTCGCACTTTGTCCTCACCGACGCTCCAACCGCGCCGCGCAGCCGGTCGTGGTGCCTGGGCGACGCGGAGGCTTATGCGTTGGCGCACGGGTGGTCGGCGACGGCGGAGCACGATTTCGATCGCGCGTTGGCGCTGGCGCGCTCACGCGGCGCGACGGTGCTGGTCACCGGCTCGTTCCACACGGTGGGCGATGCGATGGCTCGCTTGCAGGTCGATCCGCTGGCCGGGTAG